In Camarhynchus parvulus chromosome Z, STF_HiC, whole genome shotgun sequence, a genomic segment contains:
- the LOC115915546 gene encoding acrosin-like, with product MHLLCLVLLAMCRSVLSTWHTCGGTCGLWPMAASYGPMAHDYDPMAPDYGEVHIIGGTDVQPGAWAGIVSIQDPWEPGTGHICGGSLISTEWVLTAAHCFINARNTSTWHVVAGATRLTQLGPEVQVRQIKQLRVHEHYIPGEERNNIALLKLDQPVVCNHYVQLGCVPDTTLKVSELKACYIAGWGTTTTRAQRPSDVLQEAKVHLIDVQLCNSSLWYTGAIHTQNLCAGYSVGGIDPCQGDSGGPLVCKDNNAAFFWLVGVASWVKGCAGANQPGVYTSVQHFYDWILVQIDPQTERRASRHSMTALPPPQKRRPTPGSSDRFSSCPFSLQKLVEFFTQAQELLQVLRRKLAKEAG from the exons ATGCATTTGCTGTGCCTCGTCCTACTGGCCATGTGTAGGTCTGTGCTCAGCACATGGCACACCTGTGG AGGGACCTGTGGTCTCTGGCCCATGGCTGCTTCCTATGGCCCCATGGCTCATGACTATGACCCCATGGCTCCAGACTATGGTGAAGTGCACATCATTGGTGGCACAGATGTCCAgccaggagcctgggctgggattgtCAGCATCCAGGATCCTTGGGAACCAGGCACAGGGCACATCTGTGGAGGGTCCCTCATCAGCACAGAGTGGGTCCTCACAGCTGCCCACTGCTTCATCAACGCCAG GAACACCAGCACATGGCATGTAGTGGCTGGGGCTACCCGGTTGACTCAGCTGGGCCCTGAGGTGCAAGTGCGCCAGATTAAGCAGCTGCGGGTTCATGAACACTATATTCCTGGTGAGGAGAGGAACAACATTGCCTTGCTGAAATTGGACCAGCCTGTCGTGTGCAACCACTACgtacagctgggctgtgtgcctGACACCACACTGAAAGTGTCGGAGCTGAAAGCCTGTTACATTGCTGGCTGGGGTACTACTACTACAAGAG CTCAAAGACCAAGTGATGTGCTGCAGGAGGCCAAGGTCCACCTCATTGATGTCCAGCTCTGTAACAGCAGCCTCTGGTACACAGGGGCCATCCACACTCAAAATCTGTGTGCTGGTTACTCAGTGGGTGGCATCGACCCCTGCCAG GGTGACAGCGGTGGCCCTCTGGTGTGCAAAGATAACAATGCTGCCTTCTTCTGGCTCGTTGGTGTGGCCAGCTGGGTGAAAGGCTGTGCGGGAGCAAACCAGCCTGGCGTCTACACCTCCGTTCAGCACTTCTATGACTGGATCCTAGTCCAGATAGACCCGCAGACAGAGAGAAGGGCATCTAGACATTCTATGACTGCCCTACCCCCACCTCAGAAGCGAAGGCCAACACCAGGATCATCGGACAGGTTTAGCTCCTGCCCATTTTCACTCCAGAAGCTGGTGGAATTTTTTACTCAGGCGCAGGAGCTCCTTCAGGTCCTAAGGAGAAAACTGGCTAAAGAAGCAGGATGA